In Actinomadura citrea, a single window of DNA contains:
- a CDS encoding DUF3017 domain-containing protein, with amino-acid sequence MSTQVHRRRRKAPRRRSAAPHWLARLPYLLVLSGVGAGLTLCAFNYFRKGSGLMAAALLIGALARLLLPESQLGPLAVRSRSVDCWTLVILGEMVAFVSLSVPPMNKTGLVLAGAFGVLIALTMLVRGVRLLIAGRSSRTVEEPPG; translated from the coding sequence ATGAGCACCCAGGTGCACCGGCGCAGGCGCAAGGCGCCGCGTCGGAGGAGCGCCGCCCCGCACTGGCTCGCGCGGCTGCCGTACCTCCTCGTGCTCAGCGGCGTCGGCGCGGGGCTCACGCTGTGCGCCTTCAACTACTTCCGCAAGGGCTCGGGCCTGATGGCCGCCGCGCTGCTCATCGGCGCGCTCGCCCGGCTGCTGCTGCCCGAGTCGCAGCTCGGCCCGCTCGCCGTCCGGAGCCGGTCGGTCGACTGCTGGACGCTCGTGATCCTCGGCGAGATGGTCGCGTTCGTGTCGCTGAGCGTCCCGCCGATGAACAAGACCGGGCTCGTCCTCGCCGGCGCGTTCGGCGTCCTGATCGCGCTCACGATGCTGGTGCGCGGTGTGCGGCTGCTCATCGCCGGGCGCTCGTCCCGGACGGTCGAAGAGCCGCCCGGCTAG
- a CDS encoding FHA domain-containing protein — protein MEGPFMRIEDSGLVVPLRPDVTTVGRGRGVDIRLDDPSVSRLHAEIVRRGPYVYVVDMGLSRNGTRVNGRPIARRVLEDGDVVSFGTARCRLGGIPREEVDPDVELRRAVAPELTRREVDVLTSLCRPALSDEAFVAPATARDIAGELVVTEAAVKQHLLRLYQKFRIPEGANRRTRLANEVIAMGLVRPLPPVHVPQQGRPPVDGRVPGVRGTTETRRPGTTGHAHAPGRPAHSTAAGRRAS, from the coding sequence GTGGAGGGGCCGTTCATGCGGATCGAGGACAGCGGGCTGGTGGTGCCGCTGCGCCCCGACGTGACGACGGTCGGGAGAGGGAGAGGAGTGGACATCCGCCTCGACGACCCGAGTGTGTCCCGTTTGCACGCAGAGATCGTCCGTCGTGGCCCGTACGTCTACGTGGTGGACATGGGCCTGTCCCGCAACGGGACGCGCGTCAACGGCCGGCCGATCGCCCGTCGCGTGCTGGAGGACGGTGACGTCGTGAGCTTCGGCACGGCGCGCTGCCGGTTGGGGGGCATCCCCCGTGAGGAGGTCGACCCGGACGTCGAACTGCGGCGCGCCGTCGCGCCCGAGCTCACCCGCCGGGAGGTCGACGTGCTGACCTCGCTGTGCCGGCCCGCCCTGTCCGACGAGGCGTTCGTGGCCCCGGCCACGGCACGCGACATCGCCGGCGAGCTGGTCGTCACGGAGGCCGCGGTCAAGCAGCACCTGCTGCGCCTCTATCAGAAGTTCCGGATCCCCGAGGGCGCCAACCGGCGCACTCGGCTCGCCAACGAGGTCATCGCGATGGGCCTCGTCCGCCCGCTGCCGCCGGTGCACGTGCCCCAGCAGGGCCGTCCGCCGGTCGACGGGCGCGTCCCCGGGGTGCGCGGCACCACCGAGACGCGCCGGCCGGGCACGACCGGTCACGCTCACGCCCCGGGCCGCCCGGCGCACAGCACGGCCGCGGGACGGAGGGCCAGCTGA